One segment of Marinobacter sediminum DNA contains the following:
- a CDS encoding CHAD domain-containing protein yields the protein MKHLFLIRHAKSSWADEDLGDRERPLNARGEKQLAPLGKALTQNGGFDAVLYASNAERAKQTLAGVLPATFPAGRAHVSPELYTFDYQQLVHWLQKRENEEQIALIGHNPALLELAQWLLKHPPAHLPTASFIHIHIPVDHWCELKKGKGRLDRFLTPKDFSYPDFARKLKKRAETDGNNPAKDIPAALRHQLTVINQLEPGVILGLDNEFLHHYRIAIRRSRAIAESIQEVTRDNLLSRAIKQLKRHAKATGRLRDLHVLLEDLARLCQGNEELRTTLHTYFENEAEEEHARLVNKLNGKHYHDSMNDWHHLIDSRKFNKLAGKLTPKDIRKVVEQRIRQFNRRTAELMVTSPDEDIHRLRKLLKRIRYLMELDKAGWKGGLKTLKGRQKLYGGFQDLRVQIELMEQFRNNAPKALPAAISGLEDVLKQQKADVRKQILALGGLDGAQL from the coding sequence ATGAAACACCTCTTCCTGATCCGACATGCCAAATCCAGCTGGGCAGACGAGGACCTTGGTGACCGGGAGCGCCCACTCAATGCGAGGGGTGAAAAACAACTGGCACCGCTGGGCAAAGCTCTGACCCAAAACGGCGGCTTTGATGCCGTTCTGTATGCCAGCAATGCCGAACGCGCAAAGCAGACTCTTGCAGGGGTGCTGCCGGCGACCTTCCCTGCGGGACGCGCCCATGTAAGCCCTGAACTCTACACCTTTGACTATCAACAGCTCGTCCATTGGCTGCAAAAGCGTGAAAACGAGGAGCAGATTGCTCTAATCGGCCACAACCCGGCGCTCCTTGAGCTAGCCCAATGGCTGCTCAAACACCCGCCGGCCCACCTCCCCACAGCGAGCTTTATCCACATTCACATCCCGGTGGACCACTGGTGCGAGCTGAAAAAAGGCAAGGGCAGGCTGGATCGATTTCTTACCCCAAAGGACTTCAGCTACCCCGACTTTGCCCGCAAGCTGAAAAAACGAGCGGAAACCGACGGCAACAATCCGGCCAAGGATATTCCGGCAGCACTCAGGCACCAGCTCACCGTTATCAACCAGCTGGAACCCGGCGTCATTCTCGGGCTGGACAATGAATTCCTGCACCATTATCGCATTGCCATCCGCCGCAGCCGGGCCATTGCCGAATCCATACAGGAGGTGACCCGAGACAATCTCCTCTCCCGGGCAATAAAACAACTGAAACGGCATGCCAAAGCCACTGGGCGGCTCCGGGATCTGCACGTCTTGCTCGAGGACCTGGCACGGCTGTGCCAGGGCAACGAAGAGCTGCGAACCACCCTTCACACCTACTTTGAAAACGAGGCAGAGGAAGAACACGCCCGGCTGGTTAATAAACTGAATGGCAAGCACTATCACGACAGCATGAACGACTGGCACCACCTGATCGATTCCCGGAAATTCAACAAACTCGCAGGCAAACTTACCCCGAAAGACATCCGAAAAGTCGTTGAGCAACGTATTAGACAGTTCAACAGGCGTACCGCGGAGCTGATGGTCACATCCCCGGACGAGGACATACATCGGCTGCGAAAGCTGTTAAAACGCATTCGATATCTGATGGAGCTGGACAAGGCCGGATGGAAAGGCGGCCTTAAGACATTGAAAGGTCGGCAAAAACTTTACGGCGGCTTCCAGGATCTTCGCGTTCAGATTGAGCTGATGGAGCAGTTCCGCAACAACGCCCCGAAGGCTCTGCCAGCGGC
- a CDS encoding methyl-accepting chemotaxis protein, with product MNVLNHLRIRTRLLLAVLIPVLITAATIAWITVSQIQAEGEAELERMETNLLDARKAGLKNLVNTARAVVLHAKNDPALSEEEAKEEAAARLRSIRYDETNYVFAYTRDVYNLAYAPDPSKEGPTNNPTVRKLIASLYDAAESDGFFAYNWANPASGNEEPKVSYSTIIPDWDWMIGTGVYVTNIDKQVAKARADIEDEIASALGFILLVTSVIVVISLLIGLLVGRTVTGPLNTVSNMMQEIANGDGDLRQRLPEEGTDELAELGRRFNAFVIKIQTTIREVGATTDQVASAAEELSRVASETRASVQEQGSETDQIASAINEMAATIQQISGNANEVEGAASDADRMAREGGETIASAQGSVNKLSEEIQESARNIDALAEKSDDIQQVLDVIHAVTEQTNLLALNAAIEAARAGEHGRGFSVVADEVRQLAKRSAESADQIREMIDGFVTESRSAVERMNKSRDRSSETVERIDHATSALGTIEKSVGQIHDQVTQIATAAEQQSQVAEEINQNVVRIVDAAQRSDTGVTQTNEASHELARLGESLRELIGQFKV from the coding sequence ATGAACGTTTTGAATCATCTGCGCATTCGCACCCGGCTGCTGCTGGCCGTACTGATACCGGTACTGATTACGGCAGCGACCATCGCCTGGATTACCGTTAGCCAGATTCAGGCCGAGGGCGAGGCAGAGCTTGAGCGTATGGAAACGAACCTGCTGGACGCCCGCAAAGCAGGGCTGAAGAACCTGGTTAATACTGCCCGCGCCGTTGTGCTTCATGCCAAGAATGATCCCGCGCTTTCCGAGGAAGAGGCCAAGGAGGAAGCCGCGGCACGATTGCGTTCGATTCGTTATGATGAAACGAATTACGTGTTCGCCTATACCCGAGACGTCTATAACCTCGCTTATGCCCCGGATCCCTCGAAGGAGGGCCCCACAAATAATCCTACCGTGAGAAAGCTGATCGCTTCTCTTTACGATGCCGCTGAATCAGACGGCTTTTTCGCCTATAACTGGGCAAATCCGGCATCTGGTAACGAAGAACCAAAGGTTTCCTATTCCACCATCATTCCTGATTGGGACTGGATGATCGGCACCGGCGTCTACGTTACCAATATTGATAAGCAGGTGGCTAAAGCCAGGGCCGACATTGAAGATGAAATAGCCTCTGCCCTCGGATTTATCCTGTTGGTGACGTCGGTCATTGTGGTGATTTCATTGCTGATAGGCCTGCTGGTGGGCCGTACTGTTACCGGGCCCCTGAACACCGTGAGCAATATGATGCAGGAAATCGCCAATGGTGATGGCGATTTGCGTCAACGGCTGCCGGAAGAGGGTACCGATGAGCTTGCTGAGCTGGGCCGTCGTTTCAACGCCTTTGTCATCAAGATTCAGACCACGATTCGTGAGGTGGGTGCCACCACAGATCAGGTCGCGTCGGCCGCAGAAGAGCTGAGCCGTGTAGCCAGTGAAACCCGCGCCTCGGTTCAGGAACAGGGTTCCGAGACCGATCAGATTGCCTCTGCCATCAACGAAATGGCAGCAACCATCCAGCAGATTTCCGGAAACGCCAATGAGGTTGAAGGGGCTGCTTCCGACGCGGATCGCATGGCCCGTGAGGGCGGTGAAACCATCGCCAGCGCGCAAGGATCGGTAAATAAACTTTCCGAAGAGATTCAGGAAAGCGCCCGAAACATTGATGCGCTGGCTGAAAAATCGGACGACATTCAGCAGGTCCTGGATGTGATTCACGCGGTTACCGAGCAGACTAACCTGCTGGCCCTGAACGCGGCAATTGAGGCTGCCCGTGCTGGTGAGCATGGCCGCGGTTTTTCTGTAGTTGCCGATGAGGTTCGTCAGTTGGCGAAGCGCAGTGCCGAGTCTGCTGATCAGATTCGTGAAATGATTGACGGTTTTGTTACCGAGTCCCGCTCCGCGGTTGAACGCATGAATAAGTCCCGGGATCGGTCATCCGAGACTGTTGAGCGCATCGATCATGCAACCAGCGCTCTGGGCACCATCGAAAAATCAGTGGGACAGATCCACGATCAGGTTACCCAGATTGCGACTGCAGCAGAGCAGCAAAGCCAGGTTGCTGAAGAGATCAACCAGAACGTCGTGCGCATTGTGGATGCGGCGCAGCGTAGTGATACCGGTGTCACTCAAACCAACGAGGCGAGCCATGAGCTGGCCCGGCTGGGCGAGAGCCTGAGGGAGCTTATTGGCCAGTTCAAGGTGTGA
- a CDS encoding TRAP transporter substrate-binding protein produces MMTRLFRMAAVTLLLSVSSLSMAEENFTLRLAQTWGPNTPILGEAVQHMADMAETMSAGRLKIRIDGSNKHKAPFGIFDLVRNGQYEMGHTASYYYKGTIPNAMYFTTVPFGMIAPEQYAWFYHGGGMELMQEVYEPYGLLSFPGGNTGNQMGGWFREEINSVEDLEGLKMRTPGFAGEVMSELGVAVTNLPPGELYSALERGTIDALEWVGPALDFRMGFHQIAKYYYSGWQEPGAEVQFLVNQKTWESLPKDLQEILRVAMRTAAYDMYIQNYDESGVAWDRMQEDYPDVTHKTFPPEVIEALRGATNKLLEEAAEKDELAKKIITSQREYLHKVRQWTNISDKAYLDSVADQ; encoded by the coding sequence ATGATGACTCGTCTGTTCAGAATGGCAGCGGTGACGCTGTTGCTCTCTGTTAGTTCACTCAGCATGGCTGAGGAAAACTTTACTCTGCGCCTTGCGCAGACCTGGGGCCCAAACACTCCGATTCTGGGTGAGGCTGTCCAGCATATGGCCGATATGGCAGAAACCATGTCTGCCGGCCGTCTCAAGATCCGGATTGATGGTTCCAACAAGCACAAGGCGCCTTTCGGTATCTTCGATCTGGTTCGCAATGGCCAGTATGAAATGGGGCACACAGCGTCCTATTACTACAAGGGCACTATCCCGAACGCTATGTATTTCACCACTGTACCGTTCGGCATGATCGCCCCGGAGCAATACGCCTGGTTTTACCATGGTGGGGGTATGGAGCTGATGCAGGAGGTGTATGAACCCTATGGCCTGCTTTCCTTCCCGGGCGGCAATACTGGCAACCAGATGGGTGGCTGGTTTCGTGAAGAGATCAATTCTGTGGAAGACCTGGAGGGCCTGAAGATGCGGACTCCGGGCTTTGCTGGCGAAGTGATGTCCGAGCTTGGCGTTGCCGTGACCAACCTGCCACCGGGCGAGCTTTACAGCGCGCTCGAACGCGGGACTATTGATGCGTTGGAATGGGTTGGTCCGGCCCTGGATTTCAGGATGGGGTTCCACCAGATTGCCAAGTATTACTACTCCGGCTGGCAGGAGCCAGGTGCAGAAGTGCAATTCCTGGTTAACCAGAAGACCTGGGAAAGCCTGCCCAAGGATCTGCAAGAGATTCTGCGAGTCGCCATGCGCACTGCTGCCTATGACATGTACATCCAGAACTATGACGAGAGTGGCGTTGCCTGGGATCGCATGCAGGAAGACTACCCCGATGTGACTCACAAGACCTTCCCGCCGGAAGTGATCGAGGCGTTGCGCGGTGCCACCAACAAGCTTTTGGAAGAAGCCGCCGAGAAGGACGAGCTGGCGAAGAAGATCATTACTTCCCAGCGCGAATACCTGCATAAGGTGCGCCAGTGGACCAATATTTCGGATAAGGCCTACCTCGACAGCGTAGCTGACCAGTAA
- a CDS encoding extracellular solute-binding protein, which produces MTRSYRSTRKQALLLSATLAAGSFSGSAMAEELRLITWGGYAPDDVVAQFEKETGIDVKVTLSNNEDMISKLRATGGAGFDLAQPSQDRIVGVQRQFNIYKPVDFTRINTDNLQPSMVKATQNSTELDGNFYGVPSVWGTSGLIVHSSVADTVTDYTDLCDPSVEGQVSYRLKRPTLIGFAFAMGMDPFAAYADRDGYQSIMTKVEDKLIDCKGIVKTYWTGGDQLLALLRTGEVKAAMAWDAGGWKLNAENPEIRFVAPDSGALGWIDTFAIPRRSENEEAAYKWINFVMQPEIAAKITNASGNFTASRGADAFVKDDLRDAYRASFNDAAINNIKWYPPVPPGLETMEGQVLDRVQAAN; this is translated from the coding sequence ATGACCAGGTCTTATCGTTCGACACGGAAGCAGGCACTGTTGTTGTCTGCCACACTGGCCGCCGGAAGCTTCTCAGGCTCGGCAATGGCGGAAGAGTTACGTTTGATCACCTGGGGTGGCTATGCGCCAGATGACGTGGTGGCGCAGTTCGAGAAAGAAACCGGCATAGATGTGAAGGTTACTCTGTCGAACAACGAGGATATGATTTCCAAGCTTCGCGCCACCGGCGGTGCCGGTTTTGATCTGGCTCAGCCCAGCCAGGACCGGATTGTCGGAGTCCAGCGCCAGTTCAATATATACAAGCCAGTGGATTTCACCCGCATCAATACAGATAACCTGCAGCCCTCCATGGTCAAGGCGACCCAGAACTCTACCGAACTGGATGGCAATTTCTATGGTGTGCCTTCGGTATGGGGTACCAGTGGCCTGATTGTTCACAGCTCCGTGGCGGATACGGTTACGGACTACACGGACTTGTGTGACCCGTCAGTCGAGGGACAGGTGAGTTACCGGCTGAAACGCCCAACTCTGATCGGTTTCGCGTTTGCCATGGGCATGGATCCGTTTGCGGCTTACGCCGATCGTGACGGGTACCAGTCCATCATGACGAAAGTGGAAGACAAGCTGATTGACTGCAAGGGCATCGTAAAGACCTACTGGACCGGTGGCGACCAGTTGCTGGCGCTGCTGCGCACAGGAGAAGTGAAAGCGGCGATGGCGTGGGATGCCGGCGGCTGGAAGCTTAACGCGGAGAATCCGGAGATCCGTTTTGTGGCCCCGGATTCCGGTGCGTTGGGCTGGATTGACACGTTTGCCATTCCCCGCCGCAGTGAAAATGAAGAGGCTGCCTATAAATGGATCAATTTCGTGATGCAGCCGGAAATTGCCGCGAAGATCACCAATGCGTCCGGTAATTTTACCGCCTCCAGGGGCGCGGACGCGTTTGTTAAGGACGATTTGCGGGATGCCTACCGTGCCAGCTTCAACGACGCGGCAATAAACAATATCAAGTGGTACCCACCGGTGCCGCCGGGCCTGGAAACCATGGAAGGGCAGGTGCTGGATCGCGTCCAGGCGGCGAACTGA
- a CDS encoding ABC transporter ATP-binding protein, which yields MGMDSDLFCSDLVRRFGNNAAVDHISLDVPAGTFFSILGPSGCGKTTLLRLLAGFDKPDAGDIHIRGQRMNDVPPNRRPVNMVFQHLALFPTMSVGDNIGYGLKRQKVPASERRKRIAGVLEQVGLPGLEDRDPQQLSGGQRQRVALARCLVLEPTLLLLDEPLGALDLKLREQMKVELKHLQKSFGTTFVYITHDQSEAMVMSDQVAVMRDGRFDQVAPPEKLYREPATPFVAGFVGDNNRIGGELVAVREDLAEIRLDDGSLVQGRVASAGLEPGQRAELFIRPESLLLSGDALSSGRFSAMQASVKATLFDGANSRAEVESNGQTLYARLPQDGSAPRLNENATVLLAWDPSLARVFAAEAV from the coding sequence ATGGGAATGGATTCAGACCTTTTCTGTTCCGATCTGGTTCGCCGCTTTGGTAATAATGCTGCGGTGGACCATATCTCCCTTGACGTGCCTGCGGGCACGTTTTTCTCCATTCTGGGGCCATCCGGTTGTGGCAAGACCACGTTGCTTCGTTTGCTGGCCGGTTTCGACAAGCCGGATGCAGGGGATATCCACATCCGTGGCCAGCGAATGAATGATGTGCCGCCTAATCGCCGGCCGGTGAACATGGTGTTTCAGCATCTGGCGTTGTTTCCCACCATGTCGGTGGGCGATAACATCGGCTATGGGCTGAAACGCCAGAAGGTGCCGGCGTCCGAGCGCCGTAAGCGCATCGCGGGCGTGCTGGAGCAGGTGGGCCTGCCGGGGCTGGAGGACCGGGATCCGCAACAATTGTCCGGCGGACAGCGTCAACGTGTGGCGCTTGCCCGCTGCCTGGTGCTGGAGCCGACGCTGTTGTTGCTGGACGAACCACTGGGGGCGCTTGACCTGAAACTGCGTGAGCAGATGAAGGTGGAGTTGAAACACCTGCAGAAGTCGTTTGGCACCACGTTCGTATACATCACCCATGACCAGTCTGAGGCCATGGTGATGTCGGACCAGGTTGCGGTCATGCGCGACGGGCGCTTTGACCAGGTTGCTCCGCCCGAGAAGCTTTACCGGGAACCGGCAACACCGTTTGTTGCTGGCTTCGTGGGTGATAACAACCGCATTGGTGGCGAATTGGTTGCGGTGCGTGAGGATCTTGCCGAGATCCGTCTTGACGATGGTTCTCTTGTTCAGGGGCGCGTGGCCTCCGCCGGTCTCGAGCCGGGCCAACGGGCTGAGCTGTTTATCAGGCCTGAATCCCTCTTGCTGAGCGGTGATGCACTGAGCAGTGGGCGTTTCTCTGCCATGCAGGCGAGCGTGAAGGCAACGCTGTTTGATGGCGCCAATAGCCGGGCCGAAGTAGAGAGCAACGGCCAGACGCTGTACGCACGATTACCGCAGGATGGTTCGGCACCGAGGCTCAATGAGAATGCCACGGTTCTGTTGGCGTGGGATCCCTCGCTGGCCCGGGTCTTTGCTGCGGAGGCGGTATGA
- a CDS encoding ABC transporter permease → MKSSASKLSLWLFLAPFLLWIVLLVVVPHLQMLRVSFQVRESWDTLAWGLEQYQNFFTESYYWRTFVRTGVISLFTTFLTLIIAFPIAWYIAKLARGRSKGILFLACLIPFWASELVRTYGWMILLRESGLFSSWLQLLGWADGPVEMLYNDVAVIIGLVYNGLLFMLVPLVTTLDGMDENLVEAGYDLGGNHATVLREVVVPWAMPGIVSGCIVVFMLTLGSYLTPVLMGGKDSAWFTQQIFTQFITRFNWEQGAALGVLLLVLSSVIVWLGLKLTGQSLRKVMG, encoded by the coding sequence ATGAAATCTTCGGCCAGCAAACTCTCTCTCTGGCTTTTTCTGGCGCCATTCCTGCTCTGGATTGTCTTGCTCGTTGTGGTGCCGCACCTGCAGATGCTGCGGGTGTCATTTCAGGTACGTGAGAGCTGGGACACACTGGCCTGGGGTCTGGAGCAATACCAGAATTTCTTCACCGAATCCTATTACTGGCGGACGTTCGTACGAACGGGGGTGATTTCACTTTTCACCACCTTCCTGACGTTGATTATCGCTTTCCCGATTGCGTGGTACATCGCCAAGCTGGCCCGGGGACGCTCAAAGGGCATTCTGTTCCTGGCCTGCCTCATTCCTTTCTGGGCCAGTGAACTGGTCCGCACCTACGGCTGGATGATTCTGCTACGGGAGAGCGGGCTGTTCAGTTCCTGGCTCCAGTTGCTGGGCTGGGCGGATGGGCCGGTGGAAATGCTGTACAACGATGTGGCTGTGATTATTGGCCTGGTCTACAACGGGTTGCTGTTTATGCTGGTGCCACTGGTGACAACCCTTGATGGCATGGATGAAAATCTCGTTGAAGCCGGTTACGACCTCGGTGGCAACCACGCCACGGTGCTCAGGGAAGTCGTTGTGCCCTGGGCCATGCCCGGTATCGTGTCAGGCTGCATCGTGGTGTTTATGCTGACTCTGGGCAGTTACCTCACACCGGTTCTTATGGGGGGCAAGGACAGCGCCTGGTTCACCCAGCAGATTTTCACCCAGTTCATTACCCGGTTTAACTGGGAGCAGGGTGCCGCCCTTGGCGTGTTACTGCTGGTGTTGTCGTCTGTCATTGTCTGGCTGGGTCTGAAGCTCACCGGCCAGTCGCTGCGCAAGGTGATGGGGTAA
- a CDS encoding ABC transporter permease: protein MIRSVPRSRWFDSLYLAYLVGFFVYLALPLLVTGVFAFNDASFPSLPWKGFTLDWYLADGSAGRTGLFHDDGLLSALWVSAQIAFWVTVVSVALGCVNAVLFERVHFRGKEFLYLLMLLPLVIPGVILGVSILVFYSGMANDISRTWGLELDVFRPGMTLVVMGQVTFITTLSTLVIAARLRKFDPQLEEAALNLGATPVVAWFTVTLPWLLPSIFGAAAMAFLMSFENFNTTVMLTGSDTPLTVALFNRLREGSTPVLNAVALLLMVGSALLAIVAMGRSRSADR from the coding sequence ATGATTCGCTCGGTGCCCCGTTCCCGCTGGTTTGATAGCCTTTATCTGGCCTACCTGGTGGGCTTTTTCGTGTATCTGGCCTTACCTCTTCTGGTCACCGGTGTGTTTGCCTTCAACGATGCCAGCTTTCCGTCACTGCCCTGGAAGGGCTTCACGCTGGACTGGTATCTGGCGGATGGCTCGGCGGGTCGCACGGGACTGTTTCACGATGATGGCTTGCTGTCTGCGCTGTGGGTCAGTGCCCAGATCGCATTCTGGGTGACGGTGGTGAGCGTGGCGCTGGGGTGTGTGAATGCGGTTCTGTTTGAGCGTGTGCATTTTCGTGGCAAGGAATTCCTGTACCTGTTGATGCTATTACCGCTGGTGATTCCTGGTGTCATTCTGGGTGTTTCGATCCTGGTTTTTTACAGCGGCATGGCCAACGATATCTCCCGCACATGGGGGCTGGAGCTGGATGTGTTTCGTCCCGGCATGACCCTGGTGGTGATGGGCCAGGTGACCTTCATTACCACTCTGAGCACCCTCGTTATTGCGGCGAGGCTGCGCAAGTTTGATCCGCAACTGGAAGAGGCCGCGTTGAACCTGGGGGCGACGCCGGTTGTGGCCTGGTTCACTGTCACCCTGCCGTGGCTACTGCCGTCCATATTCGGAGCCGCTGCCATGGCGTTTCTGATGTCATTCGAGAACTTCAATACCACGGTGATGCTCACGGGTAGCGATACCCCGCTTACGGTGGCTCTGTTCAATCGCCTGCGCGAGGGCTCTACGCCTGTGCTTAATGCCGTGGCACTTTTGCTGATGGTGGGTTCTGCCTTACTGGCGATCGTGGCCATGGGGCGTTCTCGGTCAGCGGATCGATAG
- a CDS encoding sensor domain-containing diguanylate cyclase: protein MHMPRPLYLIISLFLAISMAQLAHAASQPVSEGWEYRWGDSPFNAEGVPEWTRKDESGQWHDIGFPSNPPNRDGREHVWYRVTLPAGEWQEPVLYIFSVDIIVQVYLDGEKIYQYGSFDKQGRGAFEGWPWHEISLPEEYENKTVYFRVFSDYTDIGLWGEVSIMNHPDLVLYIVGSSLESLIIAGFSSLIAMLALIFALMQTEKRTFASIALFTFSSSVMLVSESQASLLIAYKPLLWDYLAAGSYYMLPVAMALLLGQWLAGHRPWIINLIWKLHAVYLIGAIGLALTGAVDLSSTFPPFDGLFLISLVTIGAVLVRRFRQMSREQQSLLVAYGVFCVLLIADMAVAHGVLPWVRVPVSWGMLVFSLTVVMISLRHFVATQKALRDLNVSLEEQVAERTASAESLARREQARVRMLTFENEKNRVLSDVITELQDCVGLDQALSLLARAMPDLCSPLRGVFYGRSREGVYERIGEWGFRGETDMLPLRLESGKNLPKPTVLPPPSHECPKQQAGDELGGLMCFWVNLESASDGRVTEGVLLLEGDGVFALAETEYGSARLFTALDQAVQRIGIALSSISLREDLQKFSYEDALTGLKNRRYFDQLFEHECAVAHRKELPLSLLLVDIDHFKNFNDTHGHESGDRALQSVAMVLQRQFRDSDVVCRYGGEEFVVIMPGAITSDARERAQNLCEAVSDVPVIYHGKDLGRLTVSVGVACWPDSGSGPEGLLSLADKALYLAKEEGRNRVEIYGSQAA, encoded by the coding sequence ATGCATATGCCCCGCCCTCTGTACCTGATCATTTCCCTGTTTCTGGCTATCAGTATGGCTCAGTTAGCGCATGCTGCTTCCCAGCCAGTCAGCGAAGGCTGGGAGTATCGCTGGGGGGATTCGCCATTTAACGCAGAAGGTGTGCCGGAATGGACGAGGAAGGATGAGTCCGGGCAATGGCATGACATTGGCTTTCCCTCCAATCCGCCAAATCGCGATGGTCGTGAACATGTCTGGTATCGGGTGACGCTGCCAGCCGGGGAATGGCAGGAACCTGTCCTGTACATTTTCAGCGTTGATATCATTGTGCAGGTGTACCTGGATGGCGAGAAAATCTACCAGTATGGCTCTTTCGACAAGCAGGGTCGGGGGGCGTTCGAAGGCTGGCCATGGCATGAAATCAGTCTGCCGGAAGAGTACGAAAACAAGACTGTATATTTCCGCGTGTTTTCGGATTACACCGACATAGGTTTGTGGGGCGAAGTCTCCATCATGAATCACCCTGATCTGGTTCTGTACATTGTCGGGAGCTCGCTGGAATCCCTGATTATTGCAGGCTTTTCTTCGCTGATAGCGATGCTCGCGCTGATATTCGCCTTGATGCAAACAGAGAAGCGGACTTTTGCCAGTATTGCCCTGTTTACCTTTTCCTCTTCCGTGATGTTGGTGTCGGAGAGTCAGGCAAGTCTTTTGATTGCCTACAAACCGCTTCTGTGGGATTACCTGGCAGCCGGTTCCTACTATATGTTGCCCGTGGCGATGGCGTTATTGCTGGGGCAATGGCTGGCGGGTCACCGTCCCTGGATCATCAATCTGATCTGGAAGCTGCATGCGGTGTACCTGATCGGCGCGATCGGCCTGGCCCTGACGGGCGCGGTGGATCTTTCATCTACCTTCCCGCCCTTTGATGGCCTCTTTCTGATTTCGCTGGTGACGATAGGCGCAGTGCTTGTGCGGCGGTTTCGCCAAATGTCGCGGGAGCAGCAGTCCCTCCTTGTGGCCTATGGTGTTTTCTGCGTACTGCTAATTGCGGATATGGCAGTAGCCCACGGCGTTTTGCCGTGGGTCAGGGTGCCGGTAAGCTGGGGCATGCTGGTCTTTTCACTGACGGTGGTCATGATCTCCCTCCGGCATTTTGTCGCAACCCAGAAAGCTCTCAGGGACCTCAATGTATCTCTTGAGGAACAGGTAGCCGAGCGGACGGCGAGCGCTGAGTCTCTTGCCCGCCGTGAACAGGCTCGGGTACGCATGCTGACTTTCGAAAATGAAAAAAACAGGGTTCTGAGCGATGTGATCACCGAGCTCCAGGATTGCGTGGGGCTTGACCAGGCTTTGAGTCTGTTGGCAAGGGCTATGCCGGATCTCTGCAGCCCTTTGCGCGGGGTGTTCTACGGTCGATCACGGGAAGGCGTATACGAGCGCATTGGAGAGTGGGGGTTTCGGGGAGAAACTGACATGCTCCCGCTCAGGCTTGAAAGCGGGAAAAACCTTCCAAAGCCAACGGTGTTGCCCCCACCCTCCCATGAATGTCCAAAACAACAGGCAGGAGATGAACTGGGTGGCCTCATGTGTTTCTGGGTCAATCTCGAGTCTGCCAGCGACGGGAGAGTCACCGAGGGTGTGCTTCTGCTTGAGGGCGATGGTGTATTTGCGCTGGCCGAGACCGAATACGGATCAGCCAGGCTATTTACCGCGTTGGACCAGGCGGTCCAGCGCATTGGCATTGCCCTTTCAAGCATTTCCCTGAGAGAGGACCTGCAAAAGTTTTCCTACGAGGATGCCCTTACCGGCCTCAAAAACCGTCGATACTTCGACCAGCTGTTCGAGCATGAATGTGCCGTGGCGCATCGCAAAGAATTGCCTTTGTCGCTGTTGTTGGTCGATATCGACCATTTCAAGAACTTCAATGACACTCATGGCCATGAATCTGGAGACAGAGCATTGCAATCTGTGGCTATGGTGTTGCAACGACAGTTCCGGGACAGCGATGTTGTTTGCCGTTATGGCGGAGAAGAGTTCGTGGTCATTATGCCGGGCGCGATAACGTCGGATGCCAGGGAGCGCGCGCAGAACCTCTGTGAGGCTGTCAGTGATGTGCCGGTCATCTACCATGGTAAGGATCTGGGGCGGCTGACGGTGTCTGTTGGAGTGGCGTGTTGGCCAGACAGTGGCAGCGGGCCTGAAGGGCTCCTGAGTCTGGCAGATAAAGCTCTTTATCTGGCCAAGGAGGAAGGGCGTAACCGGGTCGAAATATACGGAAGTCAGGCAGCATGA
- a CDS encoding universal stress protein — protein sequence MFTKILVAVDGSESSFEAMDKAIGLQKLMDAEIYLLCVYKHHSLFEASLSIGRPEGMDIPDKVLSEYAKDIVEHAKALAAERGGKNVRGFVKAGKPSKVIVDFAEDKGVDLIVIGTQGTHSGKDGMFLGSVSHRVASNAKCPVLVV from the coding sequence ATGTTCACAAAAATACTGGTGGCCGTTGACGGCTCCGAGTCTTCCTTCGAAGCCATGGACAAGGCCATTGGACTGCAAAAGCTCATGGACGCCGAGATCTATCTGCTCTGTGTTTACAAACATCACAGCCTGTTTGAGGCGTCCCTGTCGATCGGTCGCCCTGAAGGAATGGACATTCCGGACAAGGTGCTGTCGGAATATGCCAAGGACATCGTAGAGCATGCGAAAGCGCTGGCTGCAGAACGTGGGGGCAAAAACGTCCGGGGTTTCGTGAAAGCGGGCAAACCCTCAAAAGTCATCGTTGATTTTGCCGAGGACAAAGGCGTAGATCTGATTGTGATTGGCACGCAGGGCACGCACAGCGGCAAGGATGGTATGTTCCTGGGCAGTGTTTCACACCGGGTAGCGTCGAACGCAAAATGCCCGGTCCTCGTGGTTTGA